The candidate division KSB1 bacterium genome includes a region encoding these proteins:
- a CDS encoding aminopeptidase P family protein — translation MKKLSIIFSLVVIVSISQASSNPIHLLRRQTALEKMSPNGLLILQTQRNGYRFGFGFEQESNLFFLTGSNEPDIILILSKPGIQSPVSDTQVHSIIIKNPPPSKMVKSDEYYRMLQDSLGIDLVCGSKELRKILNSIRVIDQLYTNVIKSDQREGNSILEKRLIELVERLSSISIQQPEALLAQSRRIKDSGEIADIQKAIDITTLAHKEAMKSMTPGLFEYQIEAVVEYIFKFHGLQQLAFPTIVGSGPNSLDLHYELGVRQIESGDMVVVDIGCEYNHYCADITRTIPASGKFTPQQKEIYNIVLEANLAVIDMLRPGLTMAQMDSLARAVFAKYGYEKYWRHGCTHHLGLDVHDIGDTSLPLVPGCVVTVEPGLYIPPNPDLPKEYWNIGVRIEDDVLITEDGHRVLTAACPKTVEEIEALMKLEGLGNIRF, via the coding sequence ATGAAAAAATTATCGATTATTTTCAGTTTGGTGGTCATCGTTTCAATCTCCCAGGCAAGTTCAAATCCTATCCATCTGTTAAGAAGACAAACAGCCCTCGAAAAAATGTCACCGAACGGACTTCTGATCCTTCAAACGCAACGAAATGGGTATCGTTTTGGATTTGGGTTTGAGCAAGAGAGCAATTTATTTTTCTTGACAGGCAGCAATGAACCCGATATTATACTGATTTTATCCAAACCAGGCATTCAATCCCCAGTCAGCGATACTCAAGTCCATTCGATTATCATCAAAAATCCTCCGCCGTCTAAAATGGTAAAATCGGATGAATATTACCGAATGCTTCAGGATTCTCTTGGAATTGACCTGGTCTGCGGTTCGAAAGAGCTTCGAAAAATTTTGAATTCGATCCGTGTGATTGACCAGCTCTATACGAACGTAATTAAATCTGATCAGAGAGAAGGGAACAGTATCCTCGAGAAACGATTAATTGAATTGGTTGAAAGATTGTCATCGATATCTATTCAACAGCCAGAAGCACTTCTCGCGCAATCCCGAAGGATTAAGGACAGCGGAGAAATTGCGGACATCCAAAAAGCGATCGACATCACCACCCTGGCCCATAAAGAGGCCATGAAATCCATGACGCCTGGCCTGTTCGAATATCAGATTGAAGCTGTCGTCGAATACATCTTCAAATTCCACGGCTTGCAACAATTGGCCTTTCCCACCATTGTCGGTTCTGGTCCGAATAGCTTGGATCTCCATTATGAATTGGGCGTGCGCCAAATCGAATCAGGCGACATGGTGGTAGTCGATATCGGCTGTGAATATAACCATTATTGCGCCGACATCACCCGAACCATTCCAGCATCGGGCAAATTCACTCCGCAGCAGAAGGAAATTTATAACATCGTGCTGGAAGCCAATCTGGCTGTGATTGATATGCTGCGGCCTGGCTTGACCATGGCGCAGATGGATTCCCTGGCCCGAGCCGTGTTTGCCAAATATGGCTACGAGAAATATTGGCGCCACGGCTGCACCCATCATTTGGGATTGGATGTGCACGATATTGGCGATACTTCCCTTCCATTGGTACCTGGCTGTGTGGTGACGGTTGAACCTGGTTTGTATATTCCACCCAATCCTGATTTGCCAAAGGAATACTGGAATATTGGGGTCAGAATTGAGGATGATGTGTTGATCACCGAAGATGGTCATCGGGTGCTGACGGCGGCGTGCCCCAAAACGGTGGAAGAAATTGAGGCATTGATGAAATTGGAGGGGTTGGGAAATATTCGGTTTTGA
- a CDS encoding methylmalonyl-CoA mutase family protein has product MLDDKTKNQVKKLHSQWQQQANQSKTLNKKFITVSGEEIKPLYTPLDLEGIDFERDINFPGFYPYTRGVHATMYRGKLWTMRQFSGMGNAQQTNERYHFLLKRGQTGLSVAFDLPTLMGYDSDHPRSRGEVGKCGVAVDSLADMEVLFKGIQLDKISTSMTINAPASILFAMYIAVAEKQGVPSEKLTGTIQNDILKEYIAQKEWIYPPEPSMRLITDTMAFCADHVPKWNTISISGYHIREAGATAAQELAFTLADGFAYVEAGIKAGLDVDVFAPRLSFFFNSHLDFFEEIAKYRAARRIWARHMREKYKAKKEASWLLRFHTQTAGCSLTAQQPENNIIRTAFEALAGVLGGTQSLHTNSMDETLALPSDHAVKIALRTQQIIAYEIGVANTIDPLAGSYFVEAMTNKLEEQAEKYFEEIERRGGVLKCIEQGYFQREIAKSAYRYQKEIESKDRIVVGINDFIEPDEEIKIPIVYIDPQVEKDQCASLKKLRETRDNDKVKRSLENLRKVAEGTDNTVPAILDCVRCYTTEGEIVDVLRGVFGEYQEPPFF; this is encoded by the coding sequence ATGCTCGATGATAAAACCAAAAATCAAGTCAAAAAACTCCATTCCCAATGGCAACAGCAAGCCAATCAATCAAAAACGCTAAACAAAAAATTCATCACCGTCTCAGGGGAGGAAATTAAGCCGCTGTACACTCCCCTGGATTTGGAAGGCATCGATTTTGAGCGGGATATCAACTTCCCTGGCTTCTATCCCTACACCCGTGGCGTCCATGCCACCATGTATCGGGGCAAGCTGTGGACCATGCGGCAATTTTCAGGCATGGGCAACGCTCAGCAAACCAATGAGCGGTATCATTTCCTGCTGAAACGAGGCCAGACGGGCTTATCGGTGGCTTTCGATTTGCCCACATTGATGGGCTATGATTCGGATCATCCCCGCTCTCGGGGCGAAGTAGGCAAATGCGGCGTGGCCGTGGATTCCTTGGCGGATATGGAGGTGCTGTTCAAAGGGATTCAGTTGGATAAAATTTCCACCTCCATGACCATCAATGCGCCTGCCTCGATTTTATTCGCCATGTACATCGCTGTGGCTGAAAAGCAGGGCGTGCCATCGGAAAAGCTGACAGGGACGATTCAGAACGATATTTTGAAAGAATACATCGCCCAAAAAGAATGGATTTACCCGCCCGAGCCATCGATGCGGCTGATCACTGATACGATGGCCTTCTGCGCCGATCACGTGCCCAAATGGAATACGATTTCGATCTCTGGCTATCACATTCGGGAGGCTGGTGCCACGGCAGCACAGGAGCTGGCGTTCACCCTGGCCGATGGCTTTGCGTATGTGGAGGCAGGCATCAAAGCGGGATTGGATGTGGATGTGTTTGCGCCTCGGTTGTCGTTCTTCTTCAACTCTCATCTGGATTTTTTTGAGGAGATCGCCAAATATCGAGCCGCCCGTCGCATCTGGGCACGGCACATGCGGGAGAAATACAAAGCCAAAAAAGAAGCCTCCTGGCTATTGCGCTTTCATACCCAGACCGCAGGTTGCAGCCTCACGGCGCAGCAGCCTGAGAACAATATCATCCGAACGGCATTTGAAGCGCTGGCAGGCGTACTCGGCGGTACCCAGAGCCTGCACACCAATTCCATGGACGAAACACTGGCTTTGCCCTCAGATCATGCGGTCAAAATTGCGCTCCGAACCCAGCAGATCATCGCTTATGAGATCGGCGTAGCTAACACCATAGATCCGTTAGCTGGTTCCTATTTTGTCGAGGCGATGACCAATAAGCTCGAGGAACAGGCGGAGAAATATTTTGAGGAGATCGAGCGACGAGGCGGCGTGTTGAAGTGCATCGAGCAGGGCTATTTTCAAAGGGAGATCGCCAAATCCGCCTATCGCTACCAAAAGGAGATCGAGTCCAAGGACCGGATCGTGGTTGGCATCAATGATTTTATTGAACCAGATGAGGAGATCAAAATCCCGATCGTTTATATCGACCCTCAGGTGGAAAAGGATCAATGTGCCTCACTAAAGAAGTTGAGGGAGACTCGGGACAACGATAAGGTAAAACGTTCGCTTGAGAATCTTCGCAAAGTGGCTGAAGGGACTGACAATACGGTTCCTGCGATTCTGGATTGTGTTCGATGTTACACAACCGAGGGCGAAATCGTGGATGTTTTGCGAGGGGTGTTTGGGGAGTATCAGGAGCCGCCTTTCTTTTAG
- a CDS encoding cobalamin B12-binding domain-containing protein — protein MKRKIRILLAKPGLDGHDRGIKVIAAALRDAGIEVIYTGLRQTPEQIVEAAIQEDVDGIGMSILSGAHMTLFPAVINLLKEKGAESIVVFGGGIIPDEDIEKLEQAGVDRLFTPGASTKEIVDYIYQKFGEK, from the coding sequence ATGAAACGAAAGATCAGAATTTTATTAGCCAAGCCAGGACTGGATGGTCATGACAGAGGGATCAAAGTGATTGCTGCAGCGCTGCGAGATGCAGGGATCGAAGTGATTTACACGGGCTTGCGACAGACGCCCGAACAGATCGTTGAGGCCGCCATTCAAGAGGATGTCGATGGAATTGGCATGAGCATCCTATCGGGTGCGCACATGACGCTGTTCCCTGCGGTGATCAATTTGTTGAAGGAAAAAGGCGCTGAAAGCATTGTCGTTTTCGGCGGCGGGATCATTCCTGATGAGGATATTGAAAAACTGGAACAAGCTGGCGTGGATCGGTTGTTTACGCCAGGGGCTTCGACGAAGGAGATTGTGGATTATATCTACCAAAAATTTGGTGAAAAGTGA
- a CDS encoding acyl-CoA carboxylase subunit beta: MPLDPKLEKLYRLKSEAKLGGGQKRIDAQHQKGKLTARERIELLLDEGSFEELDMFVRHRCTDFGLEKESYLGDGVVTGYGTIDGRLVFVFSQDFTIFGGSLSEMYAKKVCKIMDLALKVGAPVIGINDSGGARIQEGVDSLGGYAEIFLRNTLCSGVIPQISVIAGPCAGGAVYSPAITDFIFMVQNTSYMFVTGPNVVKTVTHEEVTFEELGGAITHSSKSGVAHFACENEIETFNAVRKLMSYIPLNNIDDPPYLEPTDPIDRTDDELNTIVPENPNKPYDMKEIIKRIVDDGDFFEVHKDWAQNIIIGFARLGGYPVGIVGNQPAVLAGVLDIDSSCKAGRFVRFCDCFNIPLITLVDVPGFLPGTAQEFGGIIKHGAKLLYAFCEATVPKLTVITRKAYGGAYDVMSSKHIRGDYNIAWPSAELAVMGPKGAVEIIFKKEIEASPDPEKALQEKLDQFIAEFANPYKAAERGYIDDVIEPKYTRPKLIRALRMLETKSDTNPRKKHGNIPL; encoded by the coding sequence ATGCCCCTCGATCCCAAGCTCGAAAAACTCTATCGCCTCAAATCCGAAGCCAAACTCGGCGGCGGACAAAAGCGCATCGACGCCCAGCATCAAAAGGGCAAACTCACCGCCCGTGAACGCATCGAGCTGTTGCTGGACGAAGGTAGCTTCGAGGAGCTGGACATGTTCGTCCGCCATCGTTGTACCGATTTCGGGCTGGAAAAAGAAAGCTACCTCGGCGATGGCGTGGTGACGGGCTATGGCACGATTGATGGTCGCCTCGTCTTTGTCTTCTCCCAGGATTTCACCATCTTTGGCGGCTCGCTATCGGAAATGTATGCCAAAAAAGTGTGCAAGATCATGGATCTGGCGCTCAAAGTTGGGGCCCCCGTGATCGGTATCAACGACTCGGGAGGTGCCCGCATTCAAGAAGGGGTCGATAGCCTGGGCGGTTATGCGGAGATTTTCTTGAGAAATACCCTTTGCTCTGGCGTTATTCCGCAGATCAGCGTAATCGCAGGCCCGTGCGCTGGTGGGGCGGTCTATTCCCCAGCCATCACTGATTTTATTTTTATGGTGCAGAACACCAGCTACATGTTCGTCACAGGACCGAATGTCGTTAAAACCGTTACCCATGAGGAGGTTACGTTTGAAGAGCTGGGCGGCGCTATCACGCATAGCTCGAAAAGTGGCGTGGCCCATTTCGCTTGCGAGAATGAGATCGAGACCTTTAATGCCGTGCGAAAGCTGATGAGTTACATTCCATTGAATAATATCGATGATCCCCCCTATCTCGAACCCACCGATCCAATCGATCGAACCGATGACGAGTTGAACACCATCGTCCCCGAAAATCCCAATAAGCCGTATGACATGAAAGAGATCATCAAACGGATTGTGGATGACGGCGACTTTTTTGAAGTGCACAAAGATTGGGCGCAAAATATCATCATCGGATTTGCCAGACTGGGCGGTTATCCCGTGGGAATTGTGGGCAATCAGCCTGCGGTGCTGGCGGGCGTGCTGGATATCGATTCGTCCTGCAAAGCGGGCCGATTTGTGCGCTTCTGCGATTGCTTCAATATTCCGCTCATAACGCTGGTGGATGTGCCAGGCTTTTTGCCAGGCACGGCGCAGGAATTCGGCGGCATCATCAAGCATGGGGCAAAATTGCTGTATGCCTTCTGCGAAGCCACTGTCCCGAAACTCACCGTCATCACCCGCAAAGCCTACGGCGGCGCTTATGACGTGATGAGTAGCAAGCACATTCGGGGCGATTACAACATCGCCTGGCCTTCGGCGGAACTAGCAGTGATGGGGCCGAAAGGTGCGGTTGAAATCATTTTTAAAAAAGAAATTGAAGCCTCACCCGATCCCGAAAAGGCGCTGCAAGAAAAGCTGGATCAATTCATTGCCGAATTTGCCAATCCCTACAAAGCCGCCGAACGGGGCTATATCGACGATGTAATCGAGCCGAAATATACCCGACCTAAGTTGATTCGGGCGCTGCGGATGCTGGAAACGAAGAGCGATACCAATCCGAGAAAGAAGCATGGCAATATTCCCCTATAA
- a CDS encoding nucleotidyltransferase family protein — protein sequence MLTREKVLQVLKKEMPYFAREYGVKKIGIFGSFARGIQTEKSDIDVFVEFERPIGLKFIEFAEYLETLFGKKTDILTPAGVKSIRLKHIARDIEENIIYV from the coding sequence ATGTTAACCCGTGAAAAAGTATTACAGGTTTTAAAAAAAGAAATGCCCTATTTCGCCAGAGAATATGGCGTCAAAAAAATTGGAATATTCGGCTCTTTTGCCAGGGGTATTCAGACGGAAAAAAGCGATATAGATGTTTTTGTCGAATTCGAGCGACCAATTGGACTCAAATTTATAGAATTCGCCGAATACCTTGAAACTTTATTTGGCAAGAAAACTGACATCTTAACACCTGCAGGAGTCAAAAGTATCAGGTTAAAACATATTGCCAGAGACATTGAGGAGAATATCATTTATGTCTAA
- a CDS encoding DUF86 domain-containing protein, whose protein sequence is MSKRDDLDLVKDIQEAIRRINSYVKMLDYDDFFEDIKTQDAVVRNLEIVGEAIKSISENLKEKYPEIQWKELAGLRDKLIHHYFGVNYDIVWHIVKNELPDILYHLEKLVNIEAKKDAT, encoded by the coding sequence ATGTCTAAACGAGATGATCTTGATCTTGTCAAAGATATTCAAGAAGCGATTCGAAGAATTAACTCTTATGTTAAAATGCTGGATTATGATGACTTCTTTGAAGATATTAAAACTCAGGACGCTGTGGTGCGGAATCTTGAAATTGTTGGAGAAGCAATCAAAAGTATCTCTGAAAATTTGAAAGAAAAATATCCAGAAATACAATGGAAGGAATTAGCTGGATTAAGAGACAAATTAATTCACCATTATTTTGGAGTAAATTATGACATCGTGTGGCACATTGTAAAAAATGAACTGCCAGACATTCTTTATCATTTAGAAAAGTTGGTTAATATTGAAGCCAAAAAAGATGCTACGTAA